Proteins co-encoded in one Flavobacterium fluviale genomic window:
- a CDS encoding N-acetylmuramoyl-L-alanine amidase, which produces MTKKHFCYLILAVIISSCSTNPYKNTEKAYDQQLKTLENQITNKEAKPIPATSVIIDTSYAQQLGIVKDTLSKTGSTYLVNGINTEWIGTVNFNLRKPSFVIIHHTAQDSLQQTISTFTKTKTQVSAHYVISENGKVVQMLNDYLRAWHAGNSTWGKTTDLNSCSIGIELDNNGFKPFTEAQISSLVALLTKLKKDYNIPTQNFLGHADIAPGRKQDPSALFPWKTLAEKGFGIWPDEVLEPAPFDFKIEPALRIIGYNTKNLSSAIQAFKLHYIQTDATSTLDRKTIDTIYSIYKKQIQ; this is translated from the coding sequence ATGACAAAAAAACATTTTTGTTATCTGATCTTAGCTGTTATAATCAGTTCATGCTCTACTAATCCGTACAAGAATACGGAAAAAGCTTACGATCAGCAGCTTAAAACATTAGAAAACCAAATTACGAATAAAGAAGCAAAGCCAATTCCTGCAACTTCTGTTATTATTGATACATCTTACGCACAGCAATTGGGAATCGTGAAAGATACTTTATCTAAAACGGGTTCTACTTATTTAGTAAATGGAATTAATACAGAATGGATTGGTACAGTTAATTTTAATTTAAGAAAACCAAGCTTTGTAATTATTCATCATACTGCTCAGGATTCACTTCAGCAGACCATTAGTACATTTACAAAAACTAAAACTCAAGTTAGCGCTCACTATGTTATTTCTGAAAATGGAAAAGTAGTGCAAATGCTTAATGATTACCTGAGAGCTTGGCATGCTGGAAATTCTACTTGGGGAAAAACAACAGATTTAAACTCTTGCTCTATTGGAATTGAGCTGGACAATAATGGTTTTAAACCTTTTACAGAAGCACAAATCAGCAGTTTAGTTGCTCTGCTTACGAAACTGAAAAAAGATTATAACATTCCGACTCAGAACTTTTTAGGTCATGCGGATATTGCTCCAGGAAGAAAACAAGACCCAAGCGCATTATTTCCCTGGAAGACACTTGCTGAGAAAGGATTCGGAATCTGGCCGGACGAAGTTTTAGAACCTGCACCATTTGATTTTAAAATTGAACCTGCACTGCGAATAATTGGATATAATACCAAAAATTTATCCTCTGCAATTCAGGCTTTCAAGTTACATTATATTCAAACTGATGCAACCTCAACTTTAGACAGAAAAACAATTGACACTATTTATTCGATTTATAAAAAACAAATTCAGTAA
- a CDS encoding outer membrane beta-barrel protein: protein MKKVFHILAAMLTSSFAFAQEDEAAASPATTWGGSADAYYKYDFSKQMNGLTSFTNSQNSFELGMASIEAGHTFGKASVFVDLGFGKRAAEFSYNETPDKDASAKFLIKQLFFTYNLTDEFKVVAGSFGTHIGYEVLDAVDNKNYSMSYAFSYGPFFNTGVKAQYTTGKFTAMLGVTNPTDFKSAMDAGSYQKTFIGQLGYIGDTGSAYLNFTTGSTNPIPGSIIPVSDENKTQFDLTASKTISDSFGLGLNATYAKTTNDFDSALDGEWFSVVGYANYSFSPSLLLAYRIEYFDAKDAAPSMGTLTGSSVFANTVSLNYKVGKLTIIPELRYDAASEDIFLDKDALPTGGSFYGLIATTYSF from the coding sequence ATGAAAAAAGTATTTCACATTTTAGCCGCGATGTTAACAAGTTCTTTTGCTTTTGCCCAAGAAGATGAAGCAGCGGCTTCACCAGCAACCACCTGGGGAGGCTCTGCAGATGCGTACTATAAATATGATTTTTCAAAACAGATGAATGGATTAACGAGCTTTACCAACTCACAAAATTCATTCGAATTAGGAATGGCGTCGATCGAGGCAGGTCATACTTTTGGAAAGGCTTCTGTTTTCGTAGACTTAGGTTTCGGAAAAAGAGCAGCAGAGTTTTCATATAATGAAACACCAGATAAAGATGCAAGTGCAAAATTTTTAATTAAACAATTGTTCTTTACATACAATTTGACAGATGAATTTAAAGTAGTGGCAGGTAGTTTTGGAACTCATATTGGATATGAAGTATTAGATGCTGTAGATAATAAAAACTATAGTATGTCTTACGCTTTTTCTTATGGTCCATTTTTCAATACCGGAGTTAAAGCGCAATACACTACGGGTAAATTTACAGCTATGTTAGGGGTAACAAATCCAACTGATTTTAAATCGGCAATGGATGCGGGATCTTATCAAAAAACGTTCATTGGACAGCTGGGTTACATCGGCGATACAGGAAGTGCTTACTTGAATTTTACAACAGGAAGTACTAATCCAATACCTGGAAGTATAATTCCAGTATCAGACGAAAATAAAACTCAGTTTGACTTGACTGCATCTAAAACAATCAGTGATAGTTTTGGTCTTGGGTTAAATGCAACTTATGCTAAAACTACAAATGATTTTGATAGTGCTTTAGATGGTGAATGGTTTTCGGTAGTGGGATATGCTAATTATTCATTCAGCCCATCATTGCTTTTGGCTTACAGAATAGAATATTTTGATGCTAAAGACGCGGCGCCAAGTATGGGAACATTAACAGGATCTAGTGTATTTGCAAACACAGTTTCGTTAAATTATAAAGTTGGAAAACTTACAATTATTCCGGAGCTAAGATACGATGCTGCTTCTGAAGATATATTCTTAGATAAAGATGCATTGCCAACAGGAGGAAGCTTCTATGGTTTAATTGCAACAACATACTCTTTCTAG
- a CDS encoding glycoside hydrolase family 5 protein, with amino-acid sequence MKLNIWCLGFLLVMLTAVSNAQFVKKHGKLSVQGTQLVDKNNNPIVLRGLSFGWHSLWPRFYNEKAVDWLKKDFDSNVVRAAMGVELGDLSYINNPQFSKEKVDAVVNGAIKSDIYVIIDWHSHNINLKEAKEFFAEMSKKYAKYPNIIYEIFNEPDYETWWEVKNYAEEVIQVIRENDPDNIILVGCPRWDQDIDLPAEDPITGYKNIMYTMHFYAATHGKELRDRTDAAIAKGLPVFVSESAGMEASGDGPLDYKAWQDYIDWMESRKISWITWSISDKDETCSMLKKTAKSEGKWKDEDLKDSGIKVREYLKKYNKQD; translated from the coding sequence ATGAAATTGAATATTTGGTGTTTAGGTTTTTTACTAGTAATGTTAACTGCAGTTTCAAACGCTCAATTCGTAAAAAAACATGGAAAATTAAGTGTGCAGGGAACCCAGCTTGTGGATAAAAATAATAATCCCATTGTTCTCCGCGGACTGAGTTTTGGGTGGCATAGTTTATGGCCGAGATTTTATAACGAAAAAGCAGTAGATTGGTTAAAGAAAGATTTCGATTCTAATGTAGTTCGTGCAGCAATGGGTGTCGAACTCGGAGATCTTTCATATATTAATAATCCGCAGTTTTCTAAAGAAAAAGTTGATGCCGTTGTAAACGGAGCTATAAAATCAGATATCTACGTGATCATAGATTGGCATAGTCATAATATAAACTTGAAAGAAGCAAAAGAATTCTTTGCCGAGATGTCAAAAAAATATGCCAAATATCCTAATATTATATATGAGATCTTTAATGAACCTGATTATGAAACCTGGTGGGAAGTAAAAAATTATGCCGAAGAAGTAATTCAAGTGATACGAGAAAACGATCCTGATAATATCATTTTGGTTGGCTGTCCGCGTTGGGATCAAGATATTGATCTTCCTGCCGAAGATCCCATAACAGGCTACAAGAATATAATGTATACGATGCATTTTTATGCAGCAACCCACGGTAAAGAATTACGAGACAGAACAGATGCTGCGATTGCTAAAGGCCTTCCAGTGTTTGTTTCTGAATCGGCTGGGATGGAAGCTTCAGGAGATGGACCGCTGGATTATAAAGCTTGGCAGGATTATATTGATTGGATGGAATCTAGAAAAATAAGCTGGATTACGTGGTCAATATCAGATAAAGATGAAACGTGTTCGATGTTAAAAAAGACAGCTAAATCTGAAGGGAAATGGAAAGACGAGGATTTAAAAGATTCCGGAATTAAAGTAAGGGAGTATTTGAAGAAGTATAATAAGCAAGACTAA
- a CDS encoding glycoside hydrolase family 27 protein gives MKKIALLLALCLTNMSFSQGNTHKQQAGKFEGLAMTPPMGWNSWNTFATNIDEKLVKETADIMVSSGLAAAGYNYIVLDDGWMTHERDANGDLVPDPEKFPNGMKSLIDYVHSKGLKFGLYNCAGTKTCAGYPGTRGYEYQDARFYAKLGIDFLKYDWCNTEGITAKEAYATMSNALKTAGRPIVFSLCEWGDNQPWEWGKPVGNLWRISGDIYPCFDCEFKHPENWSSWGFMKIADMRKDIRKYSGPDHWNDFDMMEVGNEMNDTEDKTHFAMWCMLSSPLFTGNDYRKMSKETLAILTNKELLSVNQDKLGIQGFKYIILDGVEVWVKPLSDGAWAVSFVNRTETAKKVAFDWSKNNFKDIDFGYEADFSKTTFKIKDLWKNKETGNTTKVFSASIASHDVITLKLIP, from the coding sequence ATGAAAAAAATCGCTTTACTACTTGCCTTATGTCTTACCAATATGAGTTTCAGTCAAGGCAATACGCACAAACAACAAGCTGGGAAATTTGAAGGGCTGGCAATGACACCGCCTATGGGATGGAATTCCTGGAATACGTTTGCAACTAATATTGACGAAAAGTTAGTAAAAGAAACTGCAGACATTATGGTTTCTTCTGGTTTGGCAGCAGCGGGTTATAATTATATTGTTTTAGACGATGGCTGGATGACACACGAACGTGATGCAAATGGTGATTTGGTGCCTGACCCTGAAAAATTTCCAAACGGAATGAAGTCGCTTATTGATTATGTGCATAGTAAAGGCTTAAAATTCGGATTGTATAATTGTGCAGGAACAAAAACCTGTGCAGGTTATCCAGGAACAAGAGGTTATGAATATCAAGACGCAAGGTTTTATGCTAAACTAGGAATTGATTTTCTAAAATACGATTGGTGTAACACAGAAGGAATTACAGCTAAAGAAGCTTATGCAACTATGAGTAACGCTTTGAAGACTGCTGGAAGACCAATTGTTTTTAGTCTCTGCGAATGGGGAGATAACCAGCCTTGGGAATGGGGAAAACCGGTTGGGAATCTTTGGAGAATTTCTGGAGATATTTATCCTTGTTTCGACTGCGAATTCAAACACCCAGAAAATTGGTCCTCTTGGGGATTCATGAAAATTGCCGATATGCGAAAAGATATTCGTAAATATTCTGGACCAGATCATTGGAATGATTTTGATATGATGGAAGTTGGAAACGAGATGAATGATACAGAAGATAAAACACATTTTGCAATGTGGTGTATGCTTTCTTCTCCTTTATTTACAGGAAACGATTATCGTAAAATGTCTAAAGAAACTTTGGCAATTTTAACCAATAAAGAATTGCTTTCTGTAAATCAAGATAAACTTGGAATTCAAGGTTTTAAATATATCATTTTAGATGGGGTGGAAGTATGGGTAAAACCGCTTTCAGATGGTGCTTGGGCAGTTAGTTTTGTTAATAGAACAGAGACTGCAAAAAAAGTTGCTTTTGATTGGAGTAAAAACAATTTCAAAGATATTGATTTTGGATATGAAGCCGATTTTAGTAAAACAACATTTAAAATAAAAGATCTGTGGAAGAATAAAGAAACTGGAAACACTACAAAAGTATTCAGTGCGTCAATTGCATCGCATGATGTTATTACATTAAAACTAATTCCTTAA
- a CDS encoding fasciclin domain-containing protein, which produces MKNIYNKVKQLALCAFLVAAVSSCDNEIEDIGGAEQNYNTAYGLLQANSNLTTFAKAIQLAGLEATLNTTDDYTYFVPNNATLDAYLTASGYVNDLGYPDINLVPVEDLKQLVLSHVIKGVKKRVAKLEGVQADYLESGDYSTMANAVNPDLYLLSINVTNNVLKVNGSDKEATGLDYYGTNGFVNVLSNVIELTPPAPAITTLSQVLASPGDIITITGQNFVKVKSVKFGSTGAAITVVSKTEIKATVPADFDSYALIVVETDFGISAPSSIGLKYLLYEDSLKGWGWGWGGDITWESTEKVSRGTNAIKKVAEAWSGLFMHSDVVLNAADYQFLKMSIFPTESTKIMVTINSDTGDSSKGTTVTLKAGQWNNISIPISDLHPGLLTGGTFDSVFIQEFSGGTITPSSILYIDDIGFL; this is translated from the coding sequence ATGAAAAATATATATAATAAAGTAAAGCAGCTTGCACTATGTGCATTTCTGGTTGCTGCAGTTTCTTCCTGTGATAACGAAATTGAAGATATTGGCGGAGCAGAGCAAAATTACAACACAGCCTACGGTTTGCTTCAGGCAAATAGTAATTTAACTACGTTTGCAAAAGCAATACAGCTGGCTGGTTTAGAAGCGACCTTAAATACAACTGATGACTATACTTATTTTGTTCCTAACAATGCTACTCTTGATGCTTACTTGACAGCAAGCGGTTATGTAAACGATTTAGGATATCCAGATATTAATTTGGTTCCAGTAGAAGATTTAAAGCAGCTTGTATTAAGTCATGTCATCAAAGGTGTTAAAAAAAGAGTTGCTAAACTTGAAGGTGTCCAAGCTGATTATTTGGAATCAGGCGATTATTCGACAATGGCAAATGCGGTAAATCCTGATTTATATTTACTTAGTATTAATGTTACCAATAACGTTTTAAAAGTAAACGGATCTGACAAAGAGGCAACGGGATTAGATTATTATGGTACCAATGGTTTTGTAAATGTTTTAAGCAATGTAATTGAATTGACTCCTCCGGCGCCGGCAATTACCACTCTGTCACAAGTATTAGCTTCTCCAGGAGACATTATTACAATTACAGGTCAAAATTTTGTAAAAGTTAAAAGTGTTAAATTTGGTAGTACTGGAGCTGCAATTACAGTAGTTTCCAAAACAGAAATAAAAGCAACTGTTCCGGCAGATTTTGATTCATACGCGCTTATTGTTGTGGAGACTGACTTTGGAATTTCTGCACCAAGCAGTATAGGACTTAAATATTTACTTTACGAAGACTCATTGAAAGGATGGGGCTGGGGCTGGGGAGGCGATATTACCTGGGAAAGCACCGAAAAAGTCAGTAGAGGAACAAACGCAATCAAAAAAGTGGCTGAAGCTTGGAGCGGACTTTTCATGCATTCTGATGTAGTTCTAAATGCAGCGGATTATCAATTTCTTAAAATGTCTATATTCCCAACCGAAAGTACTAAAATCATGGTTACTATAAATAGCGATACCGGCGATTCAAGTAAAGGTACCACGGTTACCCTAAAAGCTGGGCAATGGAATAATATTTCAATTCCGATCTCAGATCTGCATCCTGGTCTTTTAACAGGAGGAACTTTTGATAGTGTGTTTATACAAGAATTTTCTGGAGGCACAATTACTCCGTCTAGTATTCTCTATATAGACGATATAGGATTTTTATAA
- a CDS encoding IPT/TIG domain-containing protein produces MKNIKNRMLLKLYFLASISILLFTSCSNDDSAGSSGKLEVTGISRSVVDDPLVEGDRKVDVPTDIINAGNYYIIRGSGFATLKSISFNGLESYFNPTMVTDNAIVVLVDSKTPYYNEMDEMKIVTNLGTLNYKVAIRPPSPNIKGFPVNSNPGDIITITGEYFLRPVVNFGDIQVEPISSTLTEIVVKVPEGSYLKNLSVTNVSGTTVAPQVIGSEIYDDAFTNIWGWQSLWDGTNEFDAAYAKDVYQGTKCVQWKAGEWDGYVIGINNWSYHDTGKFKAVRFWVKGEKAGKVKFFANGDTEKNIVIVDVRTSWTYIEVPYSVLGNPNELSQIGYQEFGGFGGNVIYLDDIGLVLK; encoded by the coding sequence ATGAAAAATATAAAAAATAGAATGTTATTGAAGTTGTATTTTCTAGCTTCGATTTCAATTTTACTGTTTACTTCTTGTTCAAACGATGATTCAGCAGGTTCATCTGGAAAACTTGAAGTAACAGGAATTAGCAGATCTGTTGTAGATGATCCTTTGGTTGAGGGAGATAGAAAAGTTGATGTTCCTACAGATATTATTAATGCAGGAAATTATTATATCATTAGAGGATCTGGTTTTGCTACGTTAAAATCAATTTCATTTAATGGTTTAGAGTCCTATTTTAACCCTACAATGGTAACAGATAACGCAATTGTTGTGTTAGTAGATTCAAAAACGCCATACTATAATGAAATGGACGAAATGAAGATCGTCACCAATTTAGGCACCTTGAACTATAAAGTGGCTATCAGGCCTCCAAGTCCTAATATTAAAGGGTTTCCGGTCAATTCAAATCCAGGAGATATTATTACTATTACAGGTGAATATTTCTTGCGCCCTGTAGTTAATTTTGGCGATATCCAAGTTGAACCAATATCTTCTACATTAACAGAAATTGTAGTTAAAGTTCCTGAAGGAAGTTATTTGAAAAATTTATCAGTAACGAATGTATCTGGAACAACAGTGGCTCCGCAAGTAATAGGTTCAGAAATTTATGATGACGCTTTTACTAATATTTGGGGCTGGCAGTCTCTTTGGGATGGAACTAATGAGTTTGATGCAGCCTACGCCAAAGATGTTTATCAAGGGACTAAGTGTGTTCAATGGAAAGCTGGTGAATGGGATGGGTATGTTATTGGAATTAACAACTGGTCTTATCATGATACAGGTAAATTCAAAGCGGTAAGATTTTGGGTTAAGGGTGAAAAAGCTGGAAAAGTGAAGTTTTTTGCAAATGGAGATACTGAGAAAAATATCGTGATCGTTGATGTCAGAACTTCGTGGACTTATATTGAGGTGCCATATAGTGTGTTGGGTAATCCAAATGAATTATCTCAAATTGGCTACCAAGAATTTGGCGGTTTTGGAGGAAATGTGATCTATCTAGATGATATTGGATTGGTGTTAAAATAA
- a CDS encoding RagB/SusD family nutrient uptake outer membrane protein, which yields MKKYINIKTLVLSLVLGLTAASCSEDFLDRPSEDSYSSDQFYNTDEQVARTTYGMYGAMWAPYYTKNFYALSELSSGNCLAYADGPELIQFKLTSDSPILLDPWRACFAIVAQSNNLINNIEKNATADVSKAVIKNTIAEAHFFRAIAYFYLVRLYGPVPIIEDNLALAKDPLVNTNRIEDVYTFIENDLKFAAANLKTKIRSRTPGGDNVFVTQGSAEAFLAKVYLYEKKYADSKLMAEKVINSGEFGLLPNFADLFLTSKNNNEESIYSWQWSGAINTYGGGNFSNIQYGLDILNDNASYGATYMPSNDVQDAFEIGDLRRKESFMVYGDSYPNLKANGEVGFVMDKDKYGDLLANTGAAVKKYVVGQATSETGPADSWGGMNNCNYIMRYADLLLIHAEATMAGADETTNAAAKESYNKVRFRAGLSTLGANVPLTKTALFRERRVEFAFEGEFWFDLGRLPRQEAINIISQQDRGFDSQGVLHYTPTPTDFIYPKPDIEVRKNPKLKEAPVPYNFN from the coding sequence ATGAAAAAATATATCAATATAAAAACCTTAGTTCTATCACTAGTATTAGGTTTGACTGCTGCTTCTTGCAGCGAAGATTTCTTGGATCGTCCTTCAGAAGATAGTTACAGCAGTGATCAGTTTTATAATACTGACGAGCAAGTAGCCAGAACCACTTATGGAATGTATGGTGCAATGTGGGCTCCTTATTATACTAAGAATTTTTACGCCTTGTCTGAGTTATCATCAGGAAACTGTCTGGCGTATGCTGATGGACCAGAGTTGATTCAATTTAAACTTACTTCTGATAGTCCTATATTGCTGGATCCTTGGAGAGCTTGTTTTGCAATTGTAGCGCAATCAAACAATTTAATTAACAATATTGAAAAAAATGCAACAGCAGATGTGAGTAAGGCTGTAATTAAAAACACGATTGCAGAAGCACATTTTTTTCGAGCGATAGCATACTTTTATTTAGTTCGTTTGTATGGGCCGGTGCCGATTATTGAAGATAATTTGGCTTTAGCAAAAGATCCTTTAGTTAATACAAATAGAATTGAAGATGTTTATACATTCATTGAAAATGACTTAAAATTTGCTGCAGCTAATCTAAAAACAAAAATTAGATCCAGAACTCCAGGTGGAGATAATGTTTTTGTAACTCAAGGTTCTGCAGAAGCATTTTTAGCAAAAGTATATTTGTATGAAAAGAAATATGCTGATTCTAAATTAATGGCTGAAAAAGTGATTAATTCTGGTGAGTTTGGTTTGCTGCCAAATTTTGCAGATTTGTTTTTGACAAGTAAAAATAATAATGAAGAGTCTATTTATTCTTGGCAATGGTCTGGTGCAATAAATACTTATGGAGGAGGAAATTTCTCTAATATTCAATATGGTTTGGATATTTTGAATGATAATGCTTCATATGGTGCTACTTATATGCCAAGTAATGATGTTCAGGATGCTTTTGAAATTGGAGATTTAAGAAGAAAAGAATCTTTTATGGTTTACGGCGATTCTTATCCAAATTTAAAAGCTAACGGAGAAGTTGGATTTGTAATGGATAAGGATAAATATGGCGATCTATTGGCCAATACTGGTGCTGCGGTTAAGAAATATGTAGTAGGTCAGGCAACTAGTGAAACAGGTCCGGCTGATTCTTGGGGAGGTATGAATAACTGCAATTATATTATGCGTTATGCTGATCTTTTGTTAATTCATGCCGAAGCAACAATGGCTGGAGCTGATGAAACTACTAATGCTGCTGCAAAAGAATCATACAATAAAGTAAGGTTTAGAGCAGGTCTTAGTACTTTGGGTGCTAATGTGCCTTTAACTAAAACGGCATTATTTCGCGAGAGAAGAGTTGAATTTGCTTTTGAAGGAGAATTTTGGTTTGATTTAGGCAGACTGCCGCGTCAGGAAGCGATCAATATTATTTCTCAGCAAGATAGAGGTTTTGATTCTCAAGGAGTACTGCATTATACACCAACTCCAACTGATTTTATTTATCCAAAACCAGATATCGAAGTTAGAAAAAATCCAAAATTAAAAGAGGCGCCGGTTCCTTACAATTTTAACTAA